The following coding sequences lie in one Capsicum annuum cultivar UCD-10X-F1 chromosome 5, UCD10Xv1.1, whole genome shotgun sequence genomic window:
- the LOC107870598 gene encoding dolichyl-diphosphooligosaccharide--protein glycosyltransferase subunit 2, which yields MMKVLGFLVLLALSSALTCEAAIFKPISHSHRSAALELFTPADGSFKSFEEAYEALRTFEVLGIKKQPDQRADTCASVVDTLSSPSSALKDLFQALRVNGLLNCELNKKAFAGIVPRLKDAVKIASSLLDSYYSVGSLVLIKGLSSDVDVHLESADSVFRAIKALGQSDGRWRYSSNNPESSTYAAGIAFESLAGVISLASSEIDQSLISMVKNDISKLLGGLEKYDDGAYYFDEKLVDAQGHQGPLAASSAVVCGITSFATVSAENLNLPGDKILGLARFFLGIGVPGNAKDLYYQVEALASLENNRVSMPLILSLPTNVLSLTRKDPLKVNVNTVLGAAAPSLTVKLKQIFSSGSKDSSVIDQDLKFDHKNAVHYLDALPKDIDVGSYVFTFEVVLHDSEHRMIYATGGRTKVPIHITGVIKVNNAEISALDSDLGNVETRKKLDLAGENSVCLSANHLQKLRLSFQLTSPLGHALKPHQAFLKLTHESKLEHIFVVHNSGKQFEIILDFLGLVEKFFYLSGRYDIELTVGDAVMENSFLQPLGSVELDLPEPPEKAALPPPLVVDPSSRFGPKEEIAHIFRAPEKRPPRNLSYAFLALVLLPFVGFLVGLLRLGVNLKNFPTSAPATFAILFHLAIAAVLSLYFLFWLKLNLFITLKALGFLGIFLLFVGHRTLSHLASTSAKLKSA from the exons ATGATGAAAGTTTTAGGATTTCTAGTACTACTAGCATTGTCCTCCGCATTGACCTGTGAAGCAGCTATCTTTAAACCTATCTCTCATTCTCACCGATCTGCTGCATTGGAGTTGTTTACTCCCGCTGATGGATCTTTTAAAAG TTTTGAAGAAGCATACGAGGCCTTAAGGACATTTGAGGTTCTTGGAATTAAAAAACAGCCTGATCAAAGGGCTGATACATGTGCATCGGTGGTGGACACTCTGTCATCTCCTTCTTCAGCATTGAAAGATCTGTTCCAGGCATTAAGAGTTAATGGGTTATTGAACTGTGAGCTTAACAAGAAGGCATTTGCA GGCATAGTCCCAAGACTTAAGGATGCTGTGAAAATTGCCAGCTCACTTCTTGACTCCTACTACTCTGTTGGAAGTTTAGTTCTTATCAAG GGCCTAAGTTCGGATGTGGATGTACATCTTGAAAGTGCTGATTCAGTTTTCCGTGCCATAAAG GCTCTTGGCCAAAGTGATGGAAGGTGGCGTTATAGCTCCAACAATCCCGAGTCTAGCACTTATGCTGCAG GAATTGCATTTGAGAGCCTGGCTGGTGTCATTTCATTAGCTTCTTCTGAGATTGATCAATCTTTG ATTAGCATGGTGAAAAATGATATTTCGAAGCTTCTTGGTGGTTTGGAGAAATATG ATGATGGAGCCTATTACTTCGATGAAAAACTTGTTGATGCTCAAGGACATCAGGGTCCCCTCGCAGCTTCATCCGCTGTAGTGTGTGGGATTACATCTTTTGCCACAGTGTCTGCTGAAAATTTAAAT CTTCCAGGTGACAAAATTCTAGGTTTGGCAAGGTTTTTCCTTGGTATTGGAGTTCCTGGAAATGCAAAGGACTTGTATTACCAAGTTGAAGCATTGGCTTCCTTGGAAAACAATAG GGTCTCCATGCCATTGATTTTATCGCTGCCAACCAATGTGCTTTCATTGACTAGAAAGGACCCGCTTAAG GTAAATGTAAACACTGTTTTGGGGGCTGCTGCACCTTCTCTGACAGTCAAACTCAAGCAGATTTTCAGCTCTGGTTCAAAGGATTCTTCTGTTATCGATCAG gatctcaaatttgacCATAAAAATGCCGTGCATTACTTAGATGCTTTGCCCAAAGACATTGATGTTGGGAGTTACGTTTTCACTTTTGAG GTTGTTCTTCATGATTCAGAGCATAGAATGATCTATGCCACTGGAGGAAGAACAAAAGTACCCATACACATTACAGGAGTTATTAAAGTTAATAATGCAGAGATTTCTGCTCTTGACAGTGATCTTGGGAATGTTGAAACTCGTAAAAA GCTTGATTTGGCTGGGGAGAACTCCGTCTGTTTATCAgcaaatcatcttcaaaagctACGGTTGTCATTTCAATTAACTTCTCCTCTTGGGCATGCTTTGAAGCCACACCAG GCTTTCCTCAAGTTGACACATGAGAGCAAGTTGGAGCATATCTTTGTGGTGCACAACTCTGGAAAACAATTCGAAATAATACTA GATTTCCTTGGACTTGTTGAAAAGTTTTTCTATCTATCGGGTAGATATGATATCGAACTTACTGTTGGAGATGCTGTAATG GAGAACTCGTTCTTGCAGCCCTTGGGTTCTGTTGAATTAGATTTGCCAGAGCCTCCAGAGAAGGCTGCACTCCCACCTCCTCTGGTTGTTGATCCTTCCTCAAGATTTGGGCCCAAGGAAGAAATAGCTCACATATTCAGGGCTCCAGAGAAAAGACCTCCTAGAAACCTTTCTTATGCATTTCTGGCCCTTGTTCTTTTGCCATTCGTTGGATTTTTGGTTGGG CTTTTGAGATTGGGTGTGAACCTGAAGAACTTCCCAACATCAGCACCTGCAACATTTGCCATTCTTTTCCACCTTGCCATTGCAGCTGTTCTATCACTTTATTTCCTGTTCTGGTTGAAG TTGAATCTGTTCATAACATTGAAAGCTCTTGGATTCTTAGGGATCTTCTTACTCTTCGTTGGACACAGAACCCTTTCACATCTGGCGTCCACATCCGCCAAGTTGAAATCCGCCTGA